From Anopheles darlingi chromosome 2, idAnoDarlMG_H_01, whole genome shotgun sequence, the proteins below share one genomic window:
- the LOC125950888 gene encoding N-glycosylase/DNA lyase, with amino-acid sequence MFTSVFWRETVQATWLKCFRRKFSNMTTASGSKWRSLLCESSQLQLKATLLGGQSFRWKDRKSTGKDQSDDANGEFIGVFANIVWLLRQTERELQYRIVGEQPYPNASVNAPQTPADSKAPEGNNLAQVRMKLPEPKEFAKHSELLYPAAHYEQLLRIYFRLDVDLEQHYRKWIECHDHFANSAHRFYAVRQLDQDPVENLFSFICSQNNHITRISDLVEKLCTNYGDKICDFEGTTYWNFPSVEALADGAVEGRLRELGFGYRAKYIQGSAAKILSLGGLEWFRRLTELDYKAARTELIGLPGIGPKVADCVCLMSLNHLQAIPVDTHVFQLAKHYLHGLGNKTQAVTDKQYVLVADKFREIYGPYAGWAQTVLFCSDLRQFKDRNENNAPPDDKVPASKKKAKNGN; translated from the exons ACTGCCTCCGGTTCTAAGTGGCGATCATTGCTTTGTGAATCATCTCAACTCCAGCTGAAGGCAACGCTGCTCGGTGGTCAAAGCTTCCG TTGGAAAGATCGTAAATCAACTGGAAAAGATCAATCGGATGATGCAAACGGTGAGTTCATCGGCGTGTTTGCCAACATTGTATGGTTGCTGCGccaaacggaacgggaacTACAGTACCGGATCGTCGGTGAGCAACCGTACCCGAACGCGTCTGTCAATGCGCCACAGACTCCGGCAGATAGTAAGGCTCCCGAGGGTAACAATCTGGCTCAGGTTCGGATGAAGCTGCCGGAGCCGAAGGAGTTTGCCAAGCATAGCGAATTGCTGTACCCTGCCGCGCACTATGAGCAATTGTTACGGATCTACTTTCGCCTGGACGTTGATCTGGAGCAACACTATCGCAAATGGATCGAGTGCCACGATCACTTCGCTAACAGCGCTCACCGGTTTTATGCTGTACGGCAGCTGGATCAGGATCCGGTTGAGAATCTGTTCAGCTTCATCTGCTCTCAGAACAACCACATCACAAG AATCTCGGATCTGGTAGAGAAGCTATGCACGAACTATGGAGACAAGATTTGCGACTTCGAAGGCACCACGTATTGGAACTTTCCCTCAGTCGAGGCCCTGGCGGACGGCGCGGTCGAGGGACGATTGCGTGAGCTTGGATTCGGGTATCGCGCCAAGTACATACAAGGTTCTGCGGCTAAAATCCTATCGCTCGGTGGTCTCGAATGGTTCCGACGCCTAACCGAGCTGGACTACAAGGCGGCCCGTACGGAACTGATCGGATTGCCGGGTATCGGACCGAAGGTGgccgattgtgtgtgtttgatgtcaCTGAACCATCTGCAGGCCATCCCGGTCGATACGCACGTCTTTCAGCTGGCAAAGCACTATCTGCACGGGCTCGGTAACAAAACGCAGGCCGTCACCGACAAGCAGTACGTGCTGGTGGCGGATAAATTTCGCGAGATCTACGGCCCGTACGCTGGCTGGGCACAGACCGTGCTGTTCTGTTCCGATTTGCGGCAGTTTAaggatcgaaacgaaaacaacgcaCCACCGGACGATAAGGTACCGGcatcgaagaagaaagcaaagaacGGGAACTGA
- the LOC125950862 gene encoding uncharacterized protein LOC125950862 yields MSTTGMETMEGAESTHNTKVSDSAYSNSCSNSQSQRSGSSKSRHSGSNSSGSSGYGGKASTQASSIPPVPQPAIKRTKDKDRKKKKLKTSTDGNTNATATTSVTVGGVAGATTTPSTGSTLSNNGGGDQGCNFAEGDHTTATVASGITGSAGGSASGPTSSSNNTELCSGSGATGNDDIGDPNGSGEVNEITGHGTNQECSSDADQITARPSDEEKAKENGMQTSKTGQSRADRFELQKKLAHSVLPGPAPLPAGVASIVRSITAGDDGLGNCCGAGVRAGATDSMQTGKRASTELPGAGLLMREALGEQLKQQESSHHQSHQSAQQQHTTLQHHPTVQVQDTAQDNHHHHHHHHHHHHQQQRQGQGTHLQPPSLQLHPPQQQQQQQQQQAQQQHQQQQQQQQQQQQQQQQQQQQQQSNTPRTNKPDVEDGFCCVISMHDGVVLFTTPSITHSLGFPKDMWLGRSFIDFVHPKDRATFASQITSKVVVPLGESKSGQKDQKNSLYVMLRKYRGLKSAGFGVTKTTVNYEPYRLVLTFREAPVENTDLVSGRSILLIISATPVKSIYREPNESLCERELKFSTRHTTSGVLSYVDGNSVESIGYLPQDILGRSIMELYHPDDMPILRKTYETVMVKGQTAGASFVGQPYRFLVNNGSYIVLSTEWTSFVNPWSRELEFVIGSHRILQGPSTADVFASGFYCQNQNQFPDEVLKEAKMIEEQILRILKEPVAKPSDMVKQEVSKRCKALASFMEELMDEVAQPELKLNLLNESDFTFSERDSVMLGEISPHHEYFDSKSSSETPPSYNQLNYNENLQRFFDSRPAMNIEEPLKMDSSGGTNTETIDEQTHVSPNQRFSASGGGGSGGSAGNFSSESNAQMDSTTNTTSNTGGTGTGTSSGGGSFQPPTLTEELLDKHNEDMQKVMLKKHREARMVARGTEKNKKGPPDKGYAAVPVPHGVKRGSSHSWEGDPHKTIKHQHNADPSATGTGGTGLQQQQQQQQHQKGPVASQALQQQLLIQQQQQQQQQQQQQQQQQHHHQLLSQQPRQQLSAHGLLHPSSMHQHQSSIPILQQQQQQQQQQQQLMPQLLQQSQSQPTHSAGYLSESVAGSALHRLGATGFSTQAPSQLAYSSLAGGRTGDLWPPFSVSVTSMQASAGIGTTSFVPSHSIFPTLYYIPTAAAAAAAAAAAAAAATTPQPAAVAAAAAAAVAELPRLNATVPVPYMAAGLMYPHPQLYQQSMLYPPMMYHAMPYQPLPPPCDTRNHQQQHQQQQQQQQQQQQQQQQQQQQQQQQQQQQQPQLQRQQRQTGQCDQQQTNGGCSVVVGTGGNAGVQSGPPGSGTLRSAAAGGGGGGGGGGGGSNGAGAAGPQSRETTQQSVDGGGPGTNGGQDRGQHVVGPCGSKRPARHTVAPSAGSGSLSQTPFQRPSSQATSVKAEPGSALGSIASASIVANRAFSESSKKDLTDSPVISNVDCADCALDEVLEKHTGSVAGGVRSGAGGGRDGTRGVSGTTNTAGGVGHRTGAPDKRPESGDHGTSLLGDRATVGLCEISDDMDESSFSSFYSSFLKTDNSSTEGGHNGTEKKDSSEMCWESSSNNANTGHEPEDKNRGGCGRGGNSDGMVRPGTGDICRAKRRPNPPWLDNVCQTKDLIYRYQINERSLEELLDSDSLALKKISQPILVNDQLGQLYLDLELEGLSAKLSLSEATSGSSSDDCDTKDKTKVTKRNMKYSKLVMIYEENAPFPPPNEPEP; encoded by the exons atgtcgACCACGGGAATGGAAACCATGGAGGGTGCTGAATCGACGCACAATACGAAGGTGTCCGATTCCGCTTACTccaacagctgcagcaacagtcaGTCACAGAGGAG TGGAAGCTCGAAATCGCGTCACAGCGGTAGCAACTCGTCCGGTAGCAGTGGCTACGGTGGCAAAGCCTCGACCCAAGCGAGCAGCATCCCCCCGGTACCGCAACCCGCGATTAAACGCACAAAGGATAAGGatcgcaagaagaagaaactgaAGACATCGACGGATGGCAACACGAACGCCACGGCAACTACTTCGGTTACGGTTGGCGGTGTTGCCGGCGCTACCACAACACCATCCACTGGTTCAACGCTCTCCAACAATGGCGGAGGAGACCAGGGATGTAACTTCGCAGAAGGAGACCATACGACAGCGACCGTCGCATCGGGTATTACCGGTTCAGCCGGGGGTTCCGCTTCCggaccaaccagcagcagcaacaacacagaGCTGTGCAGTGGTTCCGGTGCAACTGGAAATGATGACATCGGAGACCCGAACGGATCCGGTGAGGTGAATGAGATAACTGGCCACGGAACCAATCAGGAATGCAGCTCTGATGCTGACCAGATTACCGCCAGACCGTCAGATGAGGAAAAAG CTAAGGAGAATGGTATGCAGACATCGAAGACGGGACAATCGCGTGCCGATCGCTTTGAGTTGCAGAAGAAACTCGCTCATAGCGTACTACCAGGACCGGCTCCACTACCAGCCGGTGTAGCGTcaatcgttcgctcgatcactGCCGGCGACGATGGTCTCGGTAATTGCTGCGGGGCCGGTGTACGTGCTGGTGCCACTGATTCGATGCAAACAGGCAAGCGAGCTTCAACGGAGCTTCCCGGAGCTGGACTGCTGATGCGTGAAGCGCTTGGAGAACAGCTGAAGCAACAGGAATCGAGCCATCATCAGTCACATCAGTCcgctcagcaacagcacacgaCGCTACAACATCATCCAACCGTGCAGGTGCAAGATACAGCCCAGgataaccatcatcaccatcatcaccaccaccatcatcatcatcaacagcagcgacagggGCAAGGAACTCATCTGCAACCACCATCACTTCAGCTGCATccgccgcaacaacaacaacagcagcaacaacaacaagcccaacagcaacatcagcagcagcagcagcagcaacagcaacagcagcaacaacagcaacaacaacagcaacaacaacaatcgaacaCTCCGCGCACCAACAAACCGGACGTCGAGGATGGATTCTGTTGCGTCATTTCCATGCATGATGGCGTCGTCCTGTTCACGACACCGAGCATCACCCACAGTCTCGGGTTTCCCAAGGATATGTGGCTCGGTCGATCGTTCATCGATTTCGTGCACCCGAAGGATCGGGCCACCTTTGCCAGCCAGATCACGTCCAAGGTGGTGGTACCGCTCGGTGAGTCCAAGAGTGGCCAGAAGGACCAGAAAAACTCGCTCTACGTGATGCTGCGCAAGTACCGGGGCCTCAAGTCGGCCGGATTCGGtgtgacgaagacgacggttAACTACGAACCGTACCGGTTGGTGCTGACGTTCCGGGAGGCACCGGTCGAGAATACGGATCTCGTCAGTGGGCGCAGCATCCTGCTCATCATCTCGGCCACACCGGTGAAGAGCATCTACCGGGAACCGAATGAGTCGTTGTGTGAGCGCGAGCTCAAGTTCAGTACCCGGCACACGACCTCCGGTGTGCTGAGCTACGTCGATGGTAATTCGGTGGAATCGATCGGTTATCTACCGCAGGACATACTGGGCCGGTCGATCATGGAGCTGTACCACCCGGACGATATGCCGATTCTGCGCAAAACCTACGAAACGGTAATGGTGAAGGGACAGACCGCGGGTGCCTCGTTCGTTGGTCAACCGTACCGCTTTCTCGTTAACAATGGTTCCTACATTGTGCTGAGTACCGAGTGGACCAGCTTCGTGAATCCCTGGTCCCGGGAGCTGGAGTTTGTGATCGGAAGTCATCGGATCCTGCAGGGACCGTCGACCGCGGACGTATTTGCGTCCGGGTTTTACTGCCAAAATCAGAACCAATTTCCGGACGAGGTGCTGAAGGAGGCGAAGATGATCGAGGAGCAGATACTGCGCATACTGAAGGAACCGGTAGCCAAACCATCCGATATGGTGAAGCAAGAAGTATCGAAGCGCTGCAAAGCGCTCGCCTCCTTCATGGAGGAACTGATGGATGAGGTGGCACAGCCGGAGCTTAAGCTGAACCTACTGAACGAGTCCGACTTTACCTTCTCCGAGCGAGACTCGGTGATGCTGGGTGAGATCTCACCCCATCACGAGTACTTCGACAGCAAGAGCTCGTCGGAGACACCGCCGAGCTATAATCAGCTGAACTATAACGAAAATTTGCAGCGTTTTTTTGACAGCCGCCCAGCGATGAACATCGAGGAACCGCTCAAAATGGACTCCTCCGGTGGTACCAACACGGAGACGATCGACGAGCAGACGCACGTCAGCCCAAACCAACGCTTCAGTgcgagcggtggcggcggtagtggtggttcgGCTGGGAACTTTAGCTCCGAAAGTAACGCCCAGATGGACAGCACGACCAACACGACCAGCAACACGGgcggaacgggaacggggacctcgagcggtggtggtagctttCAGCCGCCCACCCTGACGGAGGAACTGCTGGACAAGCACAACGAGGACATGCAGAAGGTGATGCTGAAGAAGCACCGGGAAGCCCGAATGGTCGCACGGGGTAcggagaagaacaagaagggTCCGCCGGACAAAGGCTATGCGGCGGTGCCGGTTCCGCATGGCGTAAAGCGCGGTTCATCACACTCCTGGGAGGGGGATCCGCATAAAACGATCAAACATCAGCACAATGCGGACCCTTCGGCCACTGGTACTGGCGGCACTggactccagcagcagcagcagcagcagcagcatcagaagggACCTGTTGCCTCACAAGCTTTACAGCAACAGTTGCTcatacaacagcaacagcagcagcaacaacagcagcagcagcagcagcagcagcagcaccatcatcagctgctaTCACAGCAACCACGGCAGCAGCTCTCTGCCCATGGCCTACTTCATCCTTCATCCATGCATCAGCATCAATCTTCGATTCCGatcctgcagcaacagcagcagcagcagcaacagcagcaacagttgatgCCCCAATTGCTGCAACAATCTCAATCCCAGCCCACGCATAGTGCTGGGTATTTATCAGAATCCGTTGCTGGCTCAGCTCTACACCGACTGGGAGCTACTGGGTTTTCCACCCAAGCACCATCCCAGTTGGCGTACAGCTCGTTAGCTGGTGGCCGTACCGGTGACCTATGGCCACCGTTCAGTGTCAGTGTGACTTCGATGCAGGCATCGGCCGGTATCGGTACGACGAGCTTCGTACCCTCGCACAGTATCTTCCCGACGCTCTACTACAttcccacagcagcagcagcggcagcggcagcggcggcagcagccgcagctgcaACTACACCGCAACCGGCGGCCGtagctgcagcggcagcagctgccgtcGCTGAGCTGCCCCGGCTCAATGCCACCGTCCCAGTACCCTACATGGCCGCCGGTCTCATGTATCCGCATCCGCAGCTTTACCAGCAATCGATGCTGTACCCTCCGATGATGTACCACGCGATGCCGTATcaaccgttgccaccgccgtGTGACACGCGAAAC caccaacagcaacatcaacaacagcagcagcagcagcagcaacaacaacagcaacaacagcagcaacagcagcaacagcagcagcagcagcaacagcagcaaccacagctaCAGCGTCAGCAGCGCCAGACAGGACAGTGCGATCAACAGCAAACGAATGGCGGCTGCTCGGTAGTGGTGGGAACGGGTGGAAATGCTGGCGTCCAATCGGGACCACCGGGCAGTGGCACCCTGcgatccgctgctgctggtggtggtggtggtggtggtggtggtggtggcggtagtaacggtgctggtgctgctggtccacAAAGCCGGGAAACGACACAACAGTCCGTCGATGGAGGCGGCCCAggaacgaacggtggacaaGACCGTGGCCAGCACGTCGTGGGTCCTTGTGGTAGTAAACGTCCGGCACGGCATACGGTTGCACCGTCCGCTGGCAGTGGATCCCTATCGCAGACGCCATTCCAACGGCCCTCCTCCCAAGCAACATCCGTAAAGGCCGAGCCCGGTTCCGCTCTCGGTAGCATTGCGTCCGCTTCGATCGTTGCCAATCGG GCATTTTCCGAGTCTTCCAAGAAAGATCTAACCGATTCGCCGGTCATCTCCAACGTGGACTGTGCCGATTGTGCACTGGATGAGGTACTGGAGAAGCACACCGGTTCGGTGGCCGGTGGGGTCCGCAGTGGCGCTGGAGGTGGACGTGACGGTACCAGGGGTGTCAGTGGTACCACCAACactgccggtggtgttggCCATCGTACTGGTGCACCGGACAAAAGACCGGAGAGTGGTGACCATGGAACGAGCCTATTGGGCGATAGAGCCACCGTCGGCCTGTGCGAGATCAGTGACGATATGGATGAGTCCAGCTTCTCCAGTTTCTACTCTAGCTTCCTCAAAACGGACAACTCGTCCACCGAGGGTGGCCACAATGGCACGGAGAAGAAGGACTCAAGCGAGATGTGCTGGGAAAGTAGCTCGAACAATGCGAACACCGGGCATGAACCGGAGGACAAGAACCGAGGAGGCTGTGGACGCGGTGGCAACTCCGACGGTATGGTGCGTCCGGGGACCGGAGACATATGCCGGGCGAAGCGACGACCGAACCCACCATGGCTGGATAACGTGTGCCAGACGAAGGATCTCATCTATCGCTATCAGATCAACGAGCGATCGCTCGAGGAGCTGCTGGATTCGGATAGTTTGGCGCTCAAAAAGATCAGTCAG CCCATTCTGGTAAACGATCAGCTCGGTCAGCTGtatctcgatctcgagctgGAAGGCCTCTCGGCCAAGCTGTCCCTCAGCGAGGCGACctcgggcagcagcagcgatgacTGCGACACAAAGGACAAAACCAAAGTGACCAAGCGAAACATGAAGTACAGCAAGCTGGTCATGATCTACGAGGAGAATGCACCGTTTCCTCCACCGAACGAACCAGAACCATGA